A single Saccharomyces paradoxus chromosome II, complete sequence DNA region contains:
- the CSH1 gene encoding mannosylinositol phosphorylceramide synthase catalytic subunit CSH1 (Mannosylinositol phosphorylceramide (MIPC) synthase catalytic subunit~similar to YBR161W), producing the protein MRKELKILIIANIALLFSIIHYTFDLLTLCIDDTFKDALTDEELNPPKGFNSTLYESPPQLIPKIIHQTYKTNDIPEQWVKGRQKCIDLHPDYTYILWTDDMSDSFIKQEYPWFLDTFRSYEYPIERADAIRYFILSHYGGIYIDLDDGCERRLDPLLTVPAFLRKTSPTGVSNDVMGSVPRHPFFLKVIKSLKHYKKNWYIPYMTIMGSTGPLFISVVWKQYKRWSNTAENGAVRILQPADYKMHHNSFFSISKGSSWHTGDANFMKTLENHILSCVVTGFIFGFFILYGEYTFYTWLCSGPFNNKRYYIQWLSDKFKLRKWKLTSFKDREKSRTLARHEYTSKGKRLRKDSNIPYDSVFLDIEKNHAKFTDLT; encoded by the coding sequence ATGAGGAAGGAGTTGAAAATTCTTATAATAGCGAACATTGCATTACTTTTCTCGATAATACATTACACATTTGACTTGTTGACGTTGTGTATAGATGATACCTTCAAAGATGCGCTAACAGATGAAGAGCTGAACCCGCCCAAGGGTTTCAATTCAACGCTCTATGAGTCTCCCCCTCAACTTATACCGAAAATCATTCATCAAACCTACAAAACGAACGATATCCCAGAACAGTGGGTAAAAGGCAGGCAGAAGTGTATTGATTTACACCCCGACTATACCTACATTTTATGGACGGATGATATGTCTGATAGTTTTATTAAACAGGAGTACCCATGGTTTCTGGACACCTTTAGAAGTTATGAGTATCCGATTGAGAGGGCAGATGCAATACGGTATTTCATTCTTTCACATTATGGTGGTATTTACATTGACTTGGATGATGGTTGCGAAAGAAGGCTAGACCCTTTGTTGACAGTGCCAGCATTTTTAAGGAAAACTTCGCCTACAGGGGTGTCCAATGATGTGATGGGCTCTGTTCCAAGACACCCATTCTTCTTGAAAGTCATCAAATCATTGAAGCACTACAAGAAAAACTGGTATATTCCATATATGACCATCATGGGCTCTACTGGCCCCTTATTCATTAGTGTGGTTTGGAAGCAATATAAGAGATGGTCTAATACGGCCGAAAATGGTGCGGTAAGGATCTTACAACCTGCTGACTATAAAATGCATCataattctttcttttcaatatctaAAGGTTCCTCCTGGCATACGGGCGACgcaaattttatgaaaacTCTGGAGAATCATATCTTATCTTGCGTGGTTACTGGATTCATTTTTGGCTTTTTCATATTATACGGTGAATATACCTTTTATACTTGGCTGTGCTCTGGACCATTCAACAACAAACGTTATTACATTCAGTGGTTGAGTGACAAGTTCAAGTTGCGCAAGTGGAAACTAACATCATTCAAGGACAGAGAAAAGAGTCGGACGCTCGCACGTCACGAATATACCTCGAAGGGTAAAAGACTAAGAAAAGACTCTAACATCCCCTACGACAGCGTTTTCCTTGATATAGAAAAGAATCACGCTAAATTTACCGACTTGACCTGA
- the TOS1 gene encoding Tos1p (similar to YBR162C), with protein MLQKLSITALVGLFSSVASLVNADCTYSGGNYYCAQTDAIIYSNVGLSATYQDVTNMDESSCACTQADFTSSGSLAPFNEELSIHFRGPIELLQFGVYYPNGESNALKKRSEKQLIESCNEQGETVVSRHKHQHKREVAVEYVQVTSTVYVDGNGQTVTADSTNTVVGPAVPSAYTKVSTVLSSSAQAVETSESQSSTSSSRTTSSAAAASPSSSSSSSSNTNGDWSRGSYFVPGSTSNCTFMNNQGGTAGSGVWSSCFGNSISFAASDGVSGAASAQALGDVTIKSGNEFMIFSGEECSGNNGDCGYYREGIPAYHGFGGADKIFVFEFSMPSDTSGSAYNQDMPAIWLLNAKIPRTLQYGDASCSCWKTGCGEMDLFEILTAGSDKLISHIHDGQDGGTQDYFDRPTDGTLKAAVIFNSSDKTIHIIEVDESFDATLSDDVVDQWLSKSGSSAALP; from the coding sequence aTGTTACAAAAACTTTCCATCACCGCGTTGGTCggtttgttttcttcagttGCGTCACTCGTCAACGCTGATTGTACTTACTCTGGCGGTAATTACTATTGTGCTCAAACAGATGCCATCATTTACTCTAACGTTGGTTTATCCGCTACCTATCAAGATGTCACCAATATGGATGAATCTTCTTGTGCTTGTACCCAAGCCGACTTCACCTCGTCTGGTAGTTTAGCTCCCTTCAATGAGGAGCTATCCATTCATTTCAGAGGTCCAATCGAATTACTACAATTCGGTGTTTACTACCCAAATGGTGAGTCCAATgctttgaagaagagatCAGAAAAACAGTTGATCGAGTCCTGTAATGAACAAGGAGAAACTGTCGTCTCCAGACACAAGCATCAACATAAGAGAGAGGTTGCCGTTGAATATGTTCAAGTTACTTCTACTGTTTACGTCGACGGTAATGGTCAAACAGTCACAGCCGATTCTACCAATACCGTTGTCGGCCCTGCTGTTCCTTCCGCTTACACCAAAGTTTCTACTGTTCTGTCCAGCAGTGCTCAAGCAGTTGAAACGAGCGAAAGCCAATCTTCTACCTCTTCCTCCAGGACCACCTcttctgctgctgctgcttctccatcttcatcctcatcctcatcttcCAACACTAACGGTGACTGGTCAAGAGGTTCCTATTTTGTCCCAGGCTCTACCAGCAACTGTACATTTATGAACAACCAAGGTGGGACTGCTGGTTCTGGTGTCTGGTCCAGTTGTTTCGGTAACTCTATCTCCTTTGCCGCTTCAGACGGTGTTTCTGGTGCTGCCTCTGCTCAAGCTCTTGGTGATGTGACCATTAAATCTGGTAATGAGTTCATGATTTTCTCTGGTGAAGAATGTTCCGGTAACAACGGTGATTGTGGTTACTACAGAGAAGGTATTCCAGCTTATCATGGGTTTGGTGGAGCCGATAAAATTTTCGTCTTCGAATTTTCCATGCCAAGTGACACTAGCGGTTCTGCTTACAACCAAGATATGCCAGCTATTTGGTTATTGAATGCGAAAATCCCAAGAACTTTGCAATATGGTGATGCATCTTGTTCTTGCTGGAAAACGGGCTGTGGTGAGATGGACCTTTTCGAAATTTTGACTGCTGGTTCTGATAAATTGATTTCCCACATCCATGACGGCCAAGACGGCGGTACTCAAGATTACTTCGACAGACCAACTGATGGTACTTTAAAGGCTGCCGTCATCTTTAACTCAAGTGATAAAACTATTCACATTATTGAAGTTGACGAAAGCTTTGATGCTACTTTAAGCGATGATGTTGTTGACCAATGGTTGAGCAAGTCTGGTTCTTCCGCGGCCTTGCCATAG